A genomic region of Leptotrichia hofstadii contains the following coding sequences:
- the nth gene encoding endonuclease III: MTKKERLKKIFPILKEKFGNPKAALEFETPYQLMVAVILSAQCTDARVNIVTKELFKVVRKPEDIRKMDLGILEKYIKSTGFYKNKAKNIKLNAEMMLEKYNDVIPKDLEKLVELPGVGRKTANVVLGELWNIREGIVVDTHVKRLSNRIGLVQNDNPEIIERELMKFVPKRDWFVYSHYMILHGRDKCIARKPKCEICEIRDYCKYNLDNLKKNGINK, from the coding sequence AAAAAATATTTCCGATATTAAAAGAAAAATTTGGCAATCCAAAGGCTGCCTTGGAATTTGAAACGCCCTATCAGCTGATGGTTGCAGTAATCCTGTCAGCCCAATGTACGGATGCGCGTGTAAATATTGTTACAAAGGAGCTTTTTAAAGTTGTAAGAAAGCCTGAAGACATCAGGAAAATGGATTTGGGAATACTTGAAAAATATATAAAATCAACAGGTTTTTACAAGAATAAGGCAAAAAATATAAAGCTAAATGCTGAAATGATGCTTGAAAAATATAATGACGTGATTCCGAAGGATTTGGAAAAGCTTGTAGAACTGCCAGGTGTTGGACGTAAAACTGCGAATGTTGTTCTTGGGGAACTTTGGAATATTCGTGAAGGAATTGTTGTCGATACGCATGTCAAGAGACTATCTAACCGTATAGGGCTTGTGCAAAATGACAATCCGGAGATTATTGAGCGGGAACTTATGAAATTTGTGCCGAAAAGAGACTGGTTTGTGTATTCCCATTATATGATTTTGCATGGACGGGACAAATGTATCGCCAGAAAGCCCAAGTGTGAAATATGTGAAATCAGGGACTACTGTAAATACAATCTAGATAATTTAAAGAAAAATGGAATTAATAAATAG
- a CDS encoding D-alanyl-D-alanine carboxypeptidase family protein: MVKKVKRVLIFGVLALFTALAYAEGEQDSPKEGSVAVKEEKSKGSVGKEADGYSEIEQATRRGYSKRSRHGKKRWDSKHEESSEYTEDSQNHSSRWKSKSEKGKDKINSVKNGTSGKAEHKRKLVKAIEHEHEGASHYYGEVIKFIATTDGKILKEKMSRQKHPIASLTKVMNILVALEQVDRGNAKLDDKICFTPEFVNMGGSWLNAKAGDCYTLRDLLRAEIIYSANNAAYLVAHHIGKGNIDNFVQLMNDKAKELGMNDTRYYTPAGLPSSMTNKNMDISTAYDMYLLGKRAIRDERLRAWMKESELVLQNSEGEDVVYSNRNHLLDQFGIYGLKTGFHAQAGYNMIVSSKIGNLEIISVTLGNKSDDARTEDQEQEFTQLEKRMIPVYKAGQEIGGKFKIKNAEQKEIKGVLSTNVYQLDNTNYKFEVKDLQVTAEKEGISKGDVIGKLEVLSDDNKVVGTVDIVAQNDYKQLSLFRRILRFITFGLA, translated from the coding sequence ATGGTTAAAAAGGTAAAAAGAGTTTTGATTTTTGGAGTACTGGCGTTATTTACAGCTCTTGCTTATGCAGAAGGGGAACAAGATTCGCCTAAAGAGGGAAGTGTAGCTGTCAAAGAGGAGAAAAGTAAAGGTTCCGTGGGAAAGGAAGCCGATGGTTACAGCGAAATAGAGCAGGCAACAAGAAGAGGATATTCAAAGCGTTCCAGACATGGAAAAAAAAGATGGGATTCTAAACACGAGGAATCCAGCGAATATACTGAAGACAGTCAAAATCACTCCTCTAGATGGAAAAGCAAATCTGAAAAAGGGAAGGACAAAATCAATTCAGTAAAAAATGGTACCTCAGGGAAAGCAGAGCATAAAAGGAAACTTGTAAAGGCAATAGAGCATGAACACGAGGGAGCTTCACATTATTATGGGGAAGTTATAAAATTCATTGCCACTACAGATGGAAAAATACTGAAGGAAAAAATGTCAAGGCAAAAACATCCAATAGCTTCACTTACAAAAGTTATGAACATTCTGGTGGCTTTGGAGCAGGTTGACAGGGGAAATGCAAAGCTGGACGATAAAATATGCTTTACACCTGAATTTGTCAACATGGGCGGAAGCTGGCTAAATGCAAAGGCTGGAGATTGCTACACATTAAGAGATTTGCTTCGTGCAGAAATTATTTATTCAGCAAACAATGCGGCATACCTAGTGGCACACCATATTGGAAAAGGAAATATTGATAATTTTGTACAATTAATGAATGACAAGGCTAAAGAGCTGGGAATGAATGACACGCGTTACTATACGCCAGCAGGCTTGCCATCTTCAATGACAAATAAGAATATGGATATTTCGACTGCATACGACATGTATTTGCTTGGAAAAAGGGCTATAAGAGATGAAAGATTGCGTGCATGGATGAAGGAATCGGAATTGGTGCTGCAAAATTCAGAAGGAGAAGATGTTGTTTATAGTAATAGGAATCATCTTTTAGACCAGTTCGGAATTTATGGGCTGAAGACAGGATTTCATGCGCAGGCGGGATATAATATGATAGTGTCAAGTAAAATAGGAAATCTTGAAATTATTTCAGTTACATTGGGAAATAAAAGTGATGATGCCAGAACGGAAGATCAGGAGCAGGAATTTACACAGCTGGAAAAACGAATGATACCAGTTTACAAGGCAGGACAGGAAATAGGAGGCAAATTTAAGATTAAAAATGCTGAACAGAAGGAAATAAAAGGTGTTTTATCAACAAATGTCTACCAGCTTGACAATACAAATTATAAATTTGAAGTTAAGGATTTACAGGTTACGGCTGAAAAAGAAGGAATTTCAAAAGGAGATGTAATAGGTAAGCTTGAAGTGCTGTCGGATGACAACAAGGTTGTAGGAACTGTTGATATTGTGGCACAGAATGATTATAAGCAGTTATCGCTGTTTAGACGTATTTTGAGATTTATTACATTTGGACTTGCATAA